One genomic region from Magallana gigas chromosome 3, xbMagGiga1.1, whole genome shotgun sequence encodes:
- the LOC105343490 gene encoding 2-(3-amino-3-carboxypropyl)histidine synthase subunit 1, translated as MEMPKQEEQKDAKDQKEKIKTTTVDAKIVVASKNKKVFTGVRRAAHQIPDEILNDPKLQHAVKQLPENYNFEIYKTVWKIQSTGAKRVALQFPEGLLLFACTIADIIEEFTSADTVIMGDVTYGACCVDDFTARALGADLMVHYGHSCLVPIDQTGGIQMLYVFVDIKIDTMHFLDTIRHNFPEGSCLALVCTIQFVAALQAASQELKDKYEVIIPQSKPLSPGEILGCTSPRLKPGTDAIIYLGDGRFHLESIMISNPSVQAYRYDPYSKVFSKEYYDIEKMHSIRRNAIEKASQGKKYGVVLGTLGRQGSTKVLQELLEKIKECGKSSTLVLLSEIFPDKLKLYPDIDVWVQIACPRLSIDWGMAFEKPLLSPYEMSVALNIAQWQDVYPMDFYANDSLGPWTVNNVKHQPPRKQRPRKTVPIKTETRESGSCSKSCASCSCSQKSNINNIEIKEIT; from the exons ATGGAAATGCCAAAACAAGAAGAGCAAAAAGACGCTAAAGATcagaaagaaaagataaaaacaacTACAGTTGATGCAAAAATTGTAGTAgcaagtaaaaacaaaaaagtatttaCAG GTGTAAGAAGAGCAGCACACCAGATCCCAGATGAAATTCTCAATGATCCGAAACTTCAGCATGCAGTGAAACAG ctaccggaaaattataattttgaaatctaTAAAACAGTATGGAAGATTCAGTCAACTGGAGCAAAAAGAG TGGCTCTACAGTTCCCAGAGGGGCTATTATTATTCGCATGCACAATAGCAGACATAATAGAAGA ATTCACCTCAGCAGACACAGTAATAATGGGGGATGTGACATATGGAGCTTGCTGTGTGGATGACTTTACAGCCAGAGCTCTAGGGGCTGACCTGATGGTCCACTACGGACACAGCTGTCTAG TGCCTATTGACCAGACAGGAGGTATTCAAATGTTGTATGTATTTGTGGACATTAAAATTGACACAATGCATTTTCTGGACACTATCCGGCACAACTTTCCCGAGGGTTCTTGCCTGGCATTAGTGTGTACCATACAGTTCGTAGCTGCCCTTCAG GCTGCCAGTCAAGAACTGAAAGACAAGTATGAAGTGATCATCCCCCAGTCCAAACCTTTGTCTCCAGGAGAAATACTTGGATGTACCTCACCAAGACTCAAACCTGGCACCGATGCCATCAT atatctTGGGGATGGAAGATTTCACCTCGAGTCAATCATGATCAGTAATCCTAGTGTACAGGCCTATAG ATATGATCCATACAGCAAAGTCTTCTCCAAAGAGTATTATGACATTGAAAAGATGCATTCAATACGAAGAAATGCTATTGAAAAGGCGTCCCAAGGCAAAAAATATGGAGTGGTGCTAGGAACCCTGGGAAGGCAAGGGTCAACAAAGGTTCTGCAG GAATTGCTAGAGAAAATAAAGGAGTGTGGTAAAAGCAGTACCCTGGTTTTACTGTCAGAAATTTTTCCAGACAAGCTCAAGCTGTACCCAGATATTGATGT ATGGGTACAAATAGCTTGTCCAAGATTGTCAATTGACTGGGGTATGGCATTTGAAAAGCCATTGTTATCTCCCTATGAG ATGTCTGTTGCACTGAATATTGCCCAGTGGCAAGATGTTTACCCGATGGACTTTTATGCCAATGACAGTTTAGGTCCATGGACTGTGAATAATGTCAAACACCAACCCCCAAGAAAACAGCGACCTAGAAAGACTGTTCCAATAAAAACAGAGACTCGGGAGAGTGGTTCCTGTTCAAAATCATGTGCTTCTTGTTCATGTTCACAAAAGTCTAACATTAACAACATAGAAATAAAGGAAATCACTTAA
- the LOC105343477 gene encoding tuftelin-interacting protein 11 — MSSPEVEKFEITEDDLANEFYPRGGRRQTKNQAIYGMWANSDDEDTPGFGRGRRKKKDYTAPIGFVSGGIKQGSKIKKEGDDDDSSDSDKDDIVVQMPKPSATKPPPSRPQGRQGKQFAGFGKTDVGFGEWERHTRGVGKKLLEKMGFKPGEGLGKHGQGITTPVEAVKRKGKAAVGAYGTERSERSLADFPVHDSDEEEDKKFKEELSQWKKKPEIGKKKPKYVYKTAQEIIESGVGKKKAAPSKASKVKVIDMTGKEKRVFSGYHAIATRHNRPDEEEDIMEPEPGQKKAFEMPELMHNLNILVDMAEEDIITNDRKLRYEKDHIINMKHEKERLDTICDQEEAQIQKLKKVLDIVRMCEERTQPGCDNPMELDECAAIFRSLQNDFYEEYVMYDLSSLAVALVFPLMRKYFSSWDPLKDPSYGLHTIQQWKSLLEDYNNQYAGNSTDMDVFQRLLWDVWLPYLRTTILKWNVRACHPLIEVLETWLPVLPSWIMENILDQLVLPRLLQEVENWNPLTDTMPIHSWLHPWLPLMKDKLEPLYAPIRHKIANALTNWHPSDASAKVILQPWVKVFKPGHLEAFLVKNILPKLAMCMQEFVINPHQQILDPWHWVMAWSDIIPIKYMVDMLEKTFFPKWRTVLCTWLSNMPNYDEITKWYLGWKSLFSEEYLSQPSIRDNFNKALEIMNRAVSSHIQPGVKENMAYFSQMERRQMVDTSGLSTTRSPPRQTTGPEPTYTRSVTAGTNYQPTFKDIIEKAAEENGLLFMPIAGKTQEAKQVYRYGKVQIYLDRNVIFVFENQIWIPVSLQNLIMKAKP; from the exons ATGTCCTCCCCAGAAGTAGAAAAATTTGAGATAACAGAGGATGACCTTGCCAATGAGTTTTACCCAAGAGGAGGAAGACGGCAAACAAAAAATCAGGCCATATATG GAATGTGGGCAAACAGTGATGATGAAGACACCCCAGGATTTGGAAGGGgtagaagaaagaaaaaagactACACTGCACCCATAGGATTTGTCAGTGGAGGAATCAAACAGGGCTCAAAGATCAAGAAAGAAGGGGATGACGATGACTCCTCT GATTCAGATAAGGATGATATCGTGGTACAGATGCCTAAGCCGTCTGCCACAAAACCACCACCAAGTAGACCACAGGGGAGACAAGGGAAGCAGTTTGCTGGGTTCGGAAAAACTGATGT TGGATTTGGAGAGTGGGAAAGACACACCAGAGGTGTTGGCAAAAAGTTACTGGAGAAG ATGGGTTTTAAACCTGGAGAAGGATTGGGAAAACATGGTCAGGGTATTACCACACCTGTGGAGGCAGTCAAGCGGAAGGGTAAAGCAGCTGTAGGGGCTTATGGGACCGAGAGGTCAGAGAGGTCACTGGCTGATTTCCCGGTCCACGATTCTGATGAGGAGGAAGACAAGAAGTTCAAGGAGGAACTCTCTCAGTGGAAAAAGAAACCAGAA ATAGGCAAGAAGAAGCCAAAATATGTCTATAAAACAGCACAGGAAATTATTGAATCTGGAGTGGGGAAAAAGAAGGCTGCACCCTCCAAAGCTtcaaaagtcaaggtcattGATATGACAGGAAAAGAAAAGAGAGTCTTTTCAG GATACCATGCCATAGCCACAAGACACAACAGACCTGACGAAGAGGAAGACATTATGGAACCTGAGCCGGGTCAAAAGAAAGCTTTTGAGATGCCGGAGTTGATGCACAACCTGAACATTTTAGTGGACATGGCAGAGGAGGATATCATCACGAATGACAGGAA GTTACGATATGAGAAAGATCACATCATCAACATGAAGCATGAGAAGGAGCGACTGGATACCATATGTGATCAAGAGGAGGCTCAGATACAGAAACTGAAGAAAGTTCTGGACATCGTGAGGAT GTGTGAGGAAAGAACACAGCCCGGGTGTGACAATCCCATGGAACTAGACGAGTGTGCAGCTATATTCAGGTCCCTGCAGAATGATTTCTACGAGGAGTATGTTATGTACGACCTCTCCTCTCTAGCCGTAGCATTGGTGTTCCCATTG ATGAGAAAGTATTTCTCATCTTGGGACCCTTTGAAGGACCCCAGCTATGGACTACACACCATTCAGCAGTGGAAGTCTTTACTGGAGGACTACAACAATCAGTACGCTGGAAACTCCACCGACATGGACGTGTTTCAGAGACTCCTATGGGATGTCTGGCTGCCCTACCTCAGGACCACCATTCT GAAATGGAATGTGCGTGCTTGTCATCCTCTTATAGAAGTGTTAGAAACATGGCTGCCAGTCCTGCCTTCATGGATCATGGAGAACATCTTGGATCAGCTGGTGTTGCCACGGTTACTACAGGAAGTGGAGAATTGGAATCCACTAACAGACACCATGCCAATCCATTCTTGGCTGCATCCATGGCTGCCTCTAATGAAAGACAAACTGGAGCCTCTGTATGCCCCCATACGTCACAAGATAGCCAATGCTCTCACAAACTGGCATCCCTCGGATGCCTCTGCCAAAGTCATCCTACAGCCATGGGTGAAGGTGTTCAAACCAGGCCATTTGGAGGCTTTTCTGGTGAAAAACATCCTCCCTAAGCTGGCCATGTGTATGCAGGAGTTTGTCATCAATCCACATCAACAGATTCTAG ATCCTTGGCACTGGGTAATGGCGTGGTCGGATATCATTCCCATCAAATACATGGTAGACATGCTGGAGAAGACATTCTTTCCAAAATGGCGGACTGTGTTGTGTACTTGGCTTAGTAACATGCCTAATTACGACGAGATCACCAAGTGGTACCTAGGGTGGAAGTCTCTCTTCTCGGAAGAATATCTTTCCCAGCCATCCATTAGAG ACAATTTCAACAAAGCTCTGGAGATAATGAACCGTGCAGTGTCCAGTCATATACAGCCTGGTGTGAAGGAGAACATGGCCTACTTTTCACAGATGGAGCGGAGACAGATGGTGGACACATCAGGTCTCTCCACCACACGATCCCCACCCAGACAGACTACTGGCCCAGAGCCAACA TATACAAGAAGTGTTACAGCTGGCACCAATTATCAACCGACCTTCAAAGATATTATTGAAAAAGCG GCTGAGGAAAATGGTCTCCTGTTTATGCCTATTGCTGGGAAAACCCAAGAAGCTAAACAAGTGTATCGCTATGGAAAAGTTCAGATTTATTTGGACAGAAATGTGATTTTTGTGTTCGAGAATCAGATCTGGATTCCAGTTTCATTACAAAATCTCATCATGAAGGCTAAGCCTTAA
- the LOC105343476 gene encoding mitofusin-2 isoform X1: MSGKLDKSSYSMDVSQKGQGDREDYRSLGNGKHARSQSPLKFFAEAKKSINDVFKDIAEYVTESQNYLSALPENCKCENAKSVEEFGNMIQGIIEVLTRDHMKVVFFGRTSNGKSTTINAMLRNKIMPSGIGHTTHCFIQVEGCESSEGFLLTEDSDQQKSISDIKQLASALSKVKLKENSLIRILWPKQKCKFLREDVVFLDSPGIDVTPDLDDWIDKHCLDADVFVLVANAESTLMQTEKNFFHKVSSRLSKPNIFILQNRWDISVGEDDPEEVEQVKEQHYQRNVEFLADQLKVVDRQEAKNRIFFVSAKETLISRLHEDNKTPTPHGSLQRNYQERAFAFANFEQAFEVCISKSAVRTKFEQHSQRGRNITSSLRSVMDETHKKSQQQGDKLQEVKSEKESELDFLEKQTLVLTTEMKDKIKAMVEEVERKVSYAMNMEINRLAVLVEDFDRPFHPDEMVLRVYKKELHAFVEDTIGKNLQSRCSYEMQSTVEKTQRQMADRLSALLPDETKQHLDSVLPKNQFEIAYRLDCRNLCADFQEDIQFRFSFGITALMERFLGRKGVKTVLTGKGNTIPRPILGQSQDNQILVGVITTFASVSSRTTMGAVIIGGMVAKVTGWRIIAVVGALYGLMYLYERMTWTNKAKERSFKRQYVDYVASKLKLIVDLTSANCSHQVQQELSGTFARLCNQVDISKQGLEDEIRSLDNEISRLQDISSKGKTLRNKADFLDKTLDGFIKKFLGPKDS, translated from the exons ATGTCAGGAAAATTAGACAAATCATCATATTCAATGGATGTATCTCAGAAGGGTCAGGGAGATAGGGAGGACTACAGGAGTCTGGGAAATGGAAAGCATGCCCGGTCTCAGTCACCCCTGAAATTTTTTGCTGAGGCCAAGAAAAGCATAAATGATGTGTTTAAAGACATTGCAGAATATGTGACAGAATCACAGAATTACCTAAGTG cTTTGCCAGAGAATTGCAAGTGTGAAAATGCCAAGTCAGTGGAGGAGTTTGGGAACATGATCCAGGGAATCATTGAAGTTCTCACCAGGGACCATATGAAAGTGGTGTTTTTTGGGAG GACTTCCAATGGAAAGAGTACCACAATCAATGCTATGTTGAGGAACAAGATCATGCCCAGTGGGATAGGCCACACCACACACTGTTTTATCCAGGTGGAAGGCTGCGAATCATCAGAGGGATTCCTGTTAACTGAGGACTCggatcaacagaagagcatttcT GATATCAAGCAGTTAGCATCAGCTCTAAGCAAAGTAAAACTAAAGGAGAATTCTCTGATCAGAATATTGTGGCCCAAACAGAAATGTAAATTTCTAAGAGAGGACGTGGTCTTTTTAGACAG TCCTGGGATTGATGTAACTCCAGATTTAGACGACTGGATTGATAAACATTGCTTGGATGCTGATGTGTTTGTGTTGGTGGCTAATGCAGAGTCCACCCTTATGCAGACA GAGAAGAACTTCTTTCACAAAGTGAGTTCACGGTTGTCCAAACCCAACATCTTCATCCTGCAAAACAGATGGGACATCTCCGTCGGAGAAGATGATCCCGAGGAGGTGGAACAG gtcAAAGAACAACATTATCAAAGAAATGTAGAATTCTTGGCTGATCAGCTGAAGGTGGTTGACAGACAAGAGGCCAAGAACCGAATCTTTTTTGTCTCTGCAAAAGAAACATTGATTTCACGCCTGCATGAAGACAACAAGACACCAACTCCTC ATGGATCCCTTCAAAGAAATTACCAAGAAAGAGCATTTGCTTTTGCAAATTTTGAACAAGCATTTGAG GTCTGTATATCTAAATCAGCTGTTAGAACCAAATTTGAGCAGCATTCCCAGAGAGGTCGAAATATAACATCTAGTCTGAGAAGTGTAATGGATGAAACGCATAAAAAGAGCCAGCAACAAGG AGATAAATTACAAGAAGTGAAATCTGAGAAAGAAAGTGAACTGGATTTTCTGGAGAAGCAAACTCTTGTACTAACTACAGAAATGAAGGACAAAATCAAAGCAATGGTGGAAGAGGTTGAGAGAAAG GTTTCTTATGCAATGAATATGGAGATTAATCGTCTAGCTGTTTTAGTGGAAGATTTCGATCGCCCGTTTCACCCTGATGAGATGGTGTTAAGGGTGTataaaaag GAGTTACATGCCTTTGTAGAGGATACGATAGGTAAAAATTTACAGAGTCGATGCTCGTATGAGATGCAATCTACAGTAGAGAAAACACAACGGCAGATGGCAG ACCGTCTTTCTGCCCTCCTACCCGATGAGACAAAACAACACTTGGACAGCGTCTTGCCTAAGAACCAGTTTGAGATTGCGTATCGACTGGACTGTAGAAACCTCTGTGCCGATTTCCAGGAGGATATACAGTTTCGATTTTCGTTTGGTATAACTGCCCTGATGGAAAGATTTCTTGGTCGCAAAGGTGTGAAGACCGTCCTCACTGGCAAGGGAAATACA ATTCCCCGCCCTATACTCGGCCAGTCACAGGACAATCAGATCCTGGTCGGTGTGATTACCACGTTCGCTTCTGTGTCCTCCAGGACAACCATGGGAGCTGTTATCATCGGCGGAATG GTTGCCAAGGTGACGGGCTGGCGGATCATTGCTGTCGTGGGAGCCCTCTACGGACTCATGTACCTGTACGAGAGAATGACGTGGACAAACAAGGCCAAGGAGAGGTCGTTCAAGAGGCAGTACGTGGACTACGTGGCCAGCAAGCTCAAGCTGATTGTGGATCTGACCAGTGCCAACTGTAGCCACCAAGTACAACA GGAACTGAGCGGCACATTTGCTCGACTGTGTAACCAAGTGGACATATCCAAACAGGGACTAGAGGATGAAATCAGAAGCCTGGACA
- the LOC105343476 gene encoding mitofusin-2 isoform X2, whose protein sequence is MSGKLDKSSYSMDVSQKGQGDREDYRSLGNGKHARSQSPLKFFAEAKKSINDVFKDIAEYVTESQNYLSALPENCKCENAKSVEEFGNMIQGIIEVLTRDHMKVVFFGRTSNGKSTTINAMLRNKIMPSGIGHTTHCFIQVEGCESSEGFLLTEDSDQQKSISDIKQLASALSKVKLKENSLIRILWPKQKCKFLREDVVFLDSPGIDVTPDLDDWIDKHCLDADVFVLVANAESTLMQTEKNFFHKVSSRLSKPNIFILQNRWDISVGEDDPEEVEQVKEQHYQRNVEFLADQLKVVDRQEAKNRIFFVSAKETLISRLHEDNKTPTPHGSLQRNYQERAFAFANFEQAFEVCISKSAVRTKFEQHSQRGRNITSSLRSVMDETHKKSQQQGDKLQEVKSEKESELDFLEKQTLVLTTEMKDKIKAMVEEVERKVSYAMNMEINRLAVLVEDFDRPFHPDEMVLRVYKKELHAHVEEGMKINLTGRCTAQLVRAVQTVQMHMRDRLSALLPDETKQHLDSVLPKNQFEIAYRLDCRNLCADFQEDIQFRFSFGITALMERFLGRKGVKTVLTGKGNTIPRPILGQSQDNQILVGVITTFASVSSRTTMGAVIIGGMVAKVTGWRIIAVVGALYGLMYLYERMTWTNKAKERSFKRQYVDYVASKLKLIVDLTSANCSHQVQQELSGTFARLCNQVDISKQGLEDEIRSLDNEISRLQDISSKGKTLRNKADFLDKTLDGFIKKFLGPKDS, encoded by the exons ATGTCAGGAAAATTAGACAAATCATCATATTCAATGGATGTATCTCAGAAGGGTCAGGGAGATAGGGAGGACTACAGGAGTCTGGGAAATGGAAAGCATGCCCGGTCTCAGTCACCCCTGAAATTTTTTGCTGAGGCCAAGAAAAGCATAAATGATGTGTTTAAAGACATTGCAGAATATGTGACAGAATCACAGAATTACCTAAGTG cTTTGCCAGAGAATTGCAAGTGTGAAAATGCCAAGTCAGTGGAGGAGTTTGGGAACATGATCCAGGGAATCATTGAAGTTCTCACCAGGGACCATATGAAAGTGGTGTTTTTTGGGAG GACTTCCAATGGAAAGAGTACCACAATCAATGCTATGTTGAGGAACAAGATCATGCCCAGTGGGATAGGCCACACCACACACTGTTTTATCCAGGTGGAAGGCTGCGAATCATCAGAGGGATTCCTGTTAACTGAGGACTCggatcaacagaagagcatttcT GATATCAAGCAGTTAGCATCAGCTCTAAGCAAAGTAAAACTAAAGGAGAATTCTCTGATCAGAATATTGTGGCCCAAACAGAAATGTAAATTTCTAAGAGAGGACGTGGTCTTTTTAGACAG TCCTGGGATTGATGTAACTCCAGATTTAGACGACTGGATTGATAAACATTGCTTGGATGCTGATGTGTTTGTGTTGGTGGCTAATGCAGAGTCCACCCTTATGCAGACA GAGAAGAACTTCTTTCACAAAGTGAGTTCACGGTTGTCCAAACCCAACATCTTCATCCTGCAAAACAGATGGGACATCTCCGTCGGAGAAGATGATCCCGAGGAGGTGGAACAG gtcAAAGAACAACATTATCAAAGAAATGTAGAATTCTTGGCTGATCAGCTGAAGGTGGTTGACAGACAAGAGGCCAAGAACCGAATCTTTTTTGTCTCTGCAAAAGAAACATTGATTTCACGCCTGCATGAAGACAACAAGACACCAACTCCTC ATGGATCCCTTCAAAGAAATTACCAAGAAAGAGCATTTGCTTTTGCAAATTTTGAACAAGCATTTGAG GTCTGTATATCTAAATCAGCTGTTAGAACCAAATTTGAGCAGCATTCCCAGAGAGGTCGAAATATAACATCTAGTCTGAGAAGTGTAATGGATGAAACGCATAAAAAGAGCCAGCAACAAGG AGATAAATTACAAGAAGTGAAATCTGAGAAAGAAAGTGAACTGGATTTTCTGGAGAAGCAAACTCTTGTACTAACTACAGAAATGAAGGACAAAATCAAAGCAATGGTGGAAGAGGTTGAGAGAAAG GTTTCTTATGCAATGAATATGGAGATTAATCGTCTAGCTGTTTTAGTGGAAGATTTCGATCGCCCGTTTCACCCTGATGAGATGGTGTTAAGGGTGTataaaaag GAACTCCATGCCCATGTGGAGGAGGGCATGAAGATAAACCTGACAGGGAGGTGCACTGCACAACTTGTCAGGGCGGTGCAAACTGTACAAATGCACATGCGTG ACCGTCTTTCTGCCCTCCTACCCGATGAGACAAAACAACACTTGGACAGCGTCTTGCCTAAGAACCAGTTTGAGATTGCGTATCGACTGGACTGTAGAAACCTCTGTGCCGATTTCCAGGAGGATATACAGTTTCGATTTTCGTTTGGTATAACTGCCCTGATGGAAAGATTTCTTGGTCGCAAAGGTGTGAAGACCGTCCTCACTGGCAAGGGAAATACA ATTCCCCGCCCTATACTCGGCCAGTCACAGGACAATCAGATCCTGGTCGGTGTGATTACCACGTTCGCTTCTGTGTCCTCCAGGACAACCATGGGAGCTGTTATCATCGGCGGAATG GTTGCCAAGGTGACGGGCTGGCGGATCATTGCTGTCGTGGGAGCCCTCTACGGACTCATGTACCTGTACGAGAGAATGACGTGGACAAACAAGGCCAAGGAGAGGTCGTTCAAGAGGCAGTACGTGGACTACGTGGCCAGCAAGCTCAAGCTGATTGTGGATCTGACCAGTGCCAACTGTAGCCACCAAGTACAACA GGAACTGAGCGGCACATTTGCTCGACTGTGTAACCAAGTGGACATATCCAAACAGGGACTAGAGGATGAAATCAGAAGCCTGGACA